TGATCTCGGTCCTCACGCGCGGCGGCGCTAGGCCGACGGGACTCATTTGCTATAGCGATCTCGAGTCGACGCTTATCGGCCACGCGATGTGGCAATACGGGCTGAAAATCCCCGCCGACCTCAGCCTGATCGGCTTCAACGATAAGTTCGCGACGAAGTACATGACGCCGCCACTGACGACGGTGGGCTTCGACGCGAACCAGATCGGCACGCTTGGCGCCGAGTTGATCATCCGCAGTCTCACGAGCGACGGTTTGTCCGAAGATCAACCGCCGACGTCGATCCAAGTGAAAACGCAACTGATCGTGCGCGGCTCCACCGCCGCTCCGCCCAAGAACGCCTAAATCCAACAACCCGTGAGGGATATCGAATTAACACATTTAACCGTCCCCCAAGGACCCCGCTCTCCTCTGATGAATCAGCCTGAAGCGAACTTCTTTTCTCACTTCTCTTGAAAGGCGACTAATGATGCAGCGAAGCAAACTCCCCGCGCATGTAATTGGCGCAACCCTGGTCGCATTGTTGTACTCAGCGTGTCCCGCACAGGCCGACATGTTGCTCTCCGGATTCGAAGGAGACCTCACGTCATCCGCGGGCCCCGCCTGGGCGACGAATCTGACTCGTAGTTACACGGCGGTCGGAGCGACGCAGGGCGCCACGGCGCTACAACTCACGCACGGCACTGGTTGGACGCAAGACTTCATTCTCGACGGTGGAGCTGTCGCTCCGCTGGTCGCGGCCAGCACGAAGTTCACGCTCGACGCCACGACGCCGGCCACCTCGGAATGGCGGCAGCTTTTCATCGTGATGCAAGGCGCCGGCCTCGGTTGGTCGCAACGCGGGCCGTGGGAACTCCCGGCCGGCGTCACGACGCCGGTGACGCTCGACCTGCAAGCCGAAGGTTTTAACACGGCAGCCGCGGCGGGCGACAAATCGTGGTGGCAGATCGTGTTGATCGTCCAAGGCGGCGACACGGGAGCGCCGTCGCAAATCACCACGACGATCGACAACATTCGTTTGAACCCTGTGCCCGAACCAGCGACTGTCGGTTTGGCGCTCGGCGGAATGATCGGCATGGCGCTCGTCCGTCGACGCCGTGCTGCGTAAGAATCGTTCGCAGGCGGCGTCATCGGCTGCGGGCCGATGGCTCCGACTTGCGAGCCGCGCGACGCCGGCCTGCCCTGCGCCTTGGGGGGCAGTGGGGCAGGTCGGCCGCGGGGCGAAAACTGCTTTTCGAATTCTTTTCAACGGGTCTGAAGCATTGGTCTGAACGATCGGCGGCGCCGCACGAACCGCGGCGCCGCCATCGACGAGAGTCGCATGACCATGGATGCGTGGTCCATGAGTCGCGTCAAACCGGGCAGCGCGGCCGTGCGATTTAGTCACCTACACCTCGATTTCAGGAAAAGGGCGTGGAAATGAACCGCAACACTCTTCGATCCAGCAGACGCCTGGCCGGTTGCATCGCACTAATCGCAACCATCTTCTTCGGCAACGCCGCCGTCGTGAACGCTGACACGCTACTCTCCTCGTTTGACACAGATCTGAGCAGCTCGCTCGGCGTGAATTGGGAAGTCTTTGGACCGAATTGGTCAACCCAGCATGTCGCCCAACTGTCTCAAGGAACGGGGGCCCTCCGCGTTCAACACAACCCAAATTGGGAAGTCGGCCTCAAGCTCGTCGGCGGCGAAGCCCTCGCGCAACTGATCACCACGAGCGATCGACTCGAATTCGACGCGATGGGAGCGTACGGCATGGCTTGGCGTCAAGCATTTGTCGTCCTCAATGGAAACAATGAATACGTTGGCTTTCAACAAACCGAAGAGTTTGGATTGCCGGTTCCAAGCGACCCGTTTAATCACATCGTCATCGAATTGACCGATGCGAACCGCAATGCCGCTGGCGCGCAGAATTGGAAGGCGATGGCTCAAGCATGGCTAAACGCTCCCGCCGGCAATACGAAAACTTACTTCGAGCTGATGATCGGCTTCCAAGGAGGCACCAACGCGCCAACAGCCGACTTCAACTTCGATACCGCCGTCGATGGGAAGGACTTCCTAATCTGGCAGCGCAACTTCGGCAACATGGAAGCAGGGCCTGAGCAGGGCGATACAAACTTCGACGCAATCGTCGACGGCGTTGATCTGAACGCCTGGAGTACCGAGTTCGGTCGGCCAGTCACGTCCACCATCGACAACATTCGCTTCACCACGACGCCGGCAATTTCGGCCGTGCCCGAACCGGCGAGCGGACTCGGCTGCTTCATGGCTTTCGCACTCACTGCGGCGGCACGGCGACGTCACCGATCTCACGTAAGCGCATAAAGGACGGTGCGATGAGAAGATCCGACGACAAGCGTTGGCGCTTCATGTACGGCAGCTGCTCCATGAGCGTTCTTGGCGGAGCAACGCTCTTGCTGCTTCAGCTCGGGTGCTCCGGAAGCAATCCGTATGACTTGGTGAACGTCTCCGGCAAAGTGACGTATGAAGACGGATCGTTGATCCCTGCCAAGTCGATCATGCTCAAGTTCAATCCGGAAGTAGCTGCGATCGATACGAAGACGCACCCGCGAAAAGGGTTCGCCTTAGTGAATGTGAGCGACGGGACGTTCGAGTACGCCACGACGCACACGCACGCGGATGGACTCGTGGCTGGTAAGCACAAGGTTTTGATCGTCGCCTACGGCGAAGAAGGTAAATCGGCGAAAGTTGTTCCACCGGAATACCTCCGCCCCGATACGACGCCAGTTGAGATCGATACGGAAAATGCGTCTCTTGAAATCAAGGTGAAGAAGCCGAAAGGCGCCTGACAGGGGCCGCTTCGTTTTTCAAGTCTCAAGCGATTCGCGCCGTCCCGGACGACACGAGCACTTTAGATAGGTAGGTTACCATGAATCGCGATCTTCCTAGTCGCCGTCGACGCGTCTCAGCAGTTCGCACGCAACGACACGGCTTCACGCTGGTGGAATTGCTCGTCGTGATTGCCATCATTGGCGTCTTGGTCGCGCTATTGCTCCCGGCGGTGCAGGCCGCGCGCGAGGCCGCGCGGCGCTCGCAATGCACCAATAGCATTCGGCAACTCGCGATCGCGTGCGTTACCTACCACGACGCGAAGAAGAGCTTCCCGCCCGCGCTGACTTATTCTGAGGCGGCCCTGAGGGCCCGCGGGAACACCCCGACGGCGAACGGCATGAGCGGCGTCGACGGCAACCCGTACCACGGCCCGAATTGGGCCATCATGATTCTTCCTTACATCGAGCAGCAGCCGCTGTACTCCCAATTCAATTTCAAAGAATACATTTCCGCTGACGTCAATCGCGAGCCGCGCGGCGCTAACCTTCCGACGATGCTGTGCCCGACCGATTCGGCGTTCAACACGCAAATGTACAGCGCCGTTGCGGCTCAGGGCGGCGACAACTGGGCACGCGGCAACTACGGCGCGAATAGTTCGTTGTCGCATTGCAAAGACGGCAACTTGGCATTCTCGCCCACGCAAACCGAGCCCGCTCACATTTGGTTTGGCACTTCTTCTTGGGGCGACCTTTCGTGGACGCGCGGCGTGATGGGCGGCAACACAGCGCTGTCGATTAAGCAGATTGCCGACGGCACGTCGAACACGGTGCTTTTGACCGAACTGCGTGCTGGCCTAAGTCCCGGCGATCGTCGCGGCATTTGGGCAATGGGCATGGCGGGAGCGAGCAGCGTGTGGGCTCACTCGACGGATGACTGCATTGGTCCTAACTCATGCATCGCGGGAGCCGACAATATTCTCGGCTCCAATCGAGCCGTGGCCGAGGCCGGCGAGGGAACGCTCCTGCAAAACTGCATGGGCGTCAGTAGTGGCGGCAGCACCAGTTTTCAAGCGGCGCCGCGTAGCCAGCACGTCGGCGGCGTTAACGTTGCCTTCGCGGATGGGAGCGTATCGTTCATCACCGAGAATATTGAAACGCACCATGGCGCAGGCGAGAACATTGCCTACGAACTGACGGGCTTCCGAGATCTTGGCGCTTGGGAGAAAATCATGTGTTCCTCCGACGGCGGATCGTTCAATCGCAGCGAGTTCTGAAAAAAGCTAGCAGCTAGAATTGGCGCCCCGACGCTTGTTGTGACGATCGCCGCCAACGCTAAGAATTGAACGCATCGCCATGCGAAGGCGCAACCGCGCGTCAACGCATGGCCCGGCTGATGACTCCACCCGATGAGGCGACGACGCATGACGTTCAATGCTTGGCGCGGACTTCTCGCCATCGGCGCACTCCAGGCGGCGCTCTCTCTCTCATCGACGCCGGCCCGCGCGATCACGCCCGACAATCCCGGCGCCGCCGACGTACGGCTGACGGTCAACTCGCTTGCCAAGCCTGCCCGGCCAATCTCGCCCTACATCTACGGCATGAACTTTTTCGCCGGCTCGTCGCTGAGCAATCCGGTGACGCTCGACCGGCTCGGCGGCAATCGCTGGACCGGCTACAACTGGGAAACCAACGCCTCGAACGCCGGCAGCGATTGGTATCACCAGAGCGACAATTTTCTTACCAACGGCCAAAGCAATACGGCACCCGGCTTCGCGGTGCTTGGCTCATTGCAGTCGGCCGCCGCGCACGATCGGGCCCTCATCGTCACTGTGCCGACCGCCGGCTATGCCGCCGCGGACGCATCCGGGCAAACGGTTACCGAAGCACAAGCGGCTCCGTCGTCCCGCTGGAAGGAAGTCGTTGCGCAAAAAACGACGAAGTATCCGGGGGCGTCGCTATCGCTCACGCCGAACAAAACCGACGGTTACGTGTTCACCGACGAATTCGTCAACTGGGTCGAGAAAACGAAGCAGCCGGGGCAGGAGGTTTTCTACAGCCTCGACAACGAGCCCGGCTTGTGGAACAGCACGCACGCGCGACTCCACCCGAGCCAACCCACGTTCGCTGAGCTCCGCGACAAGACGATTGCCCACGCGGCCGCGATCAAGAACGTGAATCCCAACGCAAAAGTCTTCGGCGGCGTCGGCTACGGCTGGCAAGACTTCGTGCAGCTACAAGACGCCGGCGACCGCGTGACGTCACCCTCGCATCCCGGCGGCGACGAGTCGGGCGAACTTCATTTCTACGAGTGGCTGCTCAAAGAGACCGCCGCCGCGGAAGCGGCGCAAGGCCGCAAGCTGATGGATGTGCTCGATTTTCATTGGTACCCGGAAGCGACCGGCGGCGGCGTCCGCATCGTCGAGAACAACAATTCGCCGGCCGTCGTCGCGGCGCGTGTCCAGGCGCCGCGCTCCCTGTGGGATCCGACGTACGTTGAAACGAGTTGGATCAGCCAATGGGGCACTTGGAGCGGCAGTCCCGGCAACCCGGGCCCGATTAAACTGCTGCCGCGCGTCCAGCGCGACATCAACGACTTCAACCCCGGCACGCGGATCGGCATCACTGAATACAACTACGGCGGCACGAATCACATTTCGGGCGGCATCGCTCAGGCCGACGCGCTCGGCGTCTTCGGCGTGCAGGACGTTTTCGCGGCGACCTTTTGGAGTTTGCACGGCGATAGCCAATCGCAGTACGCCGCCGGGGCGTTCAACATGTACCTCAATTACGACGGCAACGGCGGCAGCTTCGGCGACGAGTCGATCACCGCCGCAACGAGCTCGCTCGATCAGTCTGCGGTCTACGCCAGCCTCGATTCAGAAGATCCGAACCGCATGGTGCTCGTCGCGATCAACCGCACCGCCGCGGCGAAAACGACGGCGCTGGAAGTGACGCACGACCAACGGTTCGATCTCGCCGAGGTTTACCAACTCACCTCCGCCAGCGCGACTCCGCAGCGGGTCGCTGATATTCCAATCGAGCTGGTCAACGCCTTTCTCTATACAATGCCCGCCTACAGCGTTTCGACGATCGTGCTCCGCAGCGGGGCTGACGGTGATTTTAATCTCGATGGCGTGGTCGATGGCGACGATCTCTCTGTTTGGAAAACCGGCTACGGCACGCCAAGCGGCGCGACCTTCCGCGATGGCGACAACGACCGCGATGGCGACGTCGACGGCGACGACTTCCTCGCTTGGCAACAGGCCGCGTCGGGCAGCGGCTCTACGACTGTTCAAGCCGCCGTTCCCGAACCTAGTTGCGTCGCGCTGTCGCTCATCGCGCTCGGCATGCTCAGCCAACGGGGGCGAAAACCCGCAGCACGCGCGGCAACACGGTGAGCTTCAGCTCGCGCTCGCCTTCTTCCGGCCGCAGCCACGGCTCGCCATCGACATGAGCCGCGAACGGCAAATCGCTCTCGACGGTCATCGCCGAGAACTCGCCTTGCTCAGCCCATGCGCTGGCCGCGCGTTCGCGACCGAGCGAGCGGTAGATTTCCCACAGCATCCGCAATCGCGACGCCGGCCGAGCGACCAAGTAGTCGAACCGCCCATCGTCGATTTTCGCATCGGGCATGAGGTAAAACTTGCCGCCCGAGCGGCACCCGTTGCTGATCGACAAAATCGCCGACTCGCGTTTGAGCCGCTGGCCGTCGACCGTCAGTTGCAGCCGGGCGATCGGCGGACGGCGCACCAGCGTTTGCAGCGCAGCGCGTAAATACAATCCTGAACCGCGCGGCCAAGTGAGCCGGTGGCTGGCGAGATTGATCTCGCCTTCTAGCAGTGCGCCAAGGTTGTTGATCGCATACCGACGCCGCCCCGTGGCGGTTTCGACGATCGCCGCGTCGACGGCGCGCGTTTGGCCGTCGGCCAGCAACTTAACATTCCGCAGCAGATTCTTCTCAATTCCCAGCGCAAACGCAAAATCGTTCCCCGAGCCGGCTGGGATGACGCCCAGCGGCGGCCGTTCACTATCAGCAATCGCCAACAGTCCATTGGCAACTTCATGAACCGTGCCGTCTCCGCCAATCGCGACGACGCCGTCGCATCCTGCGGCCGCCGCTCGCGTGGCAAGTTCCACCGCCTCGCCACGACATGTCGTTTTCAGGAGTTGCAACTCCACGCGACCAGCGAGCGCCTGCTGCATCTGCTCTGCGAGTAACGCCGTGCGTCCGCGATCGGATTGCGGATTCAAGATGGCGGTGAGGCGGCGCATCTGGCTAGTATCGACAAGCATTCGCGACTTTGGAAGCGAGAAACGCCGCGTTACGTGCGGCGGGGACGTGCCGCTCCGAGTTGCTTTCACCCAGCCGCCCCTCTAAGCTGTTGTCGATAGGATTGCTGGAAGATTGTCCAGTCGTAAGCCGCGCATGAGCGAACCATCGCCGATGATCAAATACGAGGTCAAGAAGCTCGGGGTAGGGGGCGTCCTCGATCAGGCGATCGCGGTGCTGCGCGACCACTTCGGCGTGCTGCTGATCACCTCGCTGATCGTCGTCGTGCCGCTGGCTTTGGTCAACGTGGTCGTCGCCTATTGGCTCCAACCGCAGATTCCGCCTGAGCCGCGTTCTCCTGACGAGCTCGTTGAATTCTACGAGGCGATTTTCACGCCGCTGCTCCCGCTGATTCCCCTCTGGATCATTCTCGCGTTCATCGCCTCGCCTCTCTCCTACGGGGCGGTGGTGTACGCAGCGTCGCAGTTTTATCTCGGGGGGGCGGTCACGTTCAAATCGGGTTGGAAAAGGGCGTTCGAGCGCAAGTGGGCGTTGATTGGCACTTGGTTGCTCTACACCATCCTGCTCACAGTGGGCATGTTCCTCTGCATGGTTCCTTATTTCATCTTTCTCTTTTGGTTTTTTGTTTTCGTTCAAGTCGTCGTGCTCGAGCGCAGGGGCGGCGGCGGCGCGCTTGAGCGCAGTAAATCGCTGATGTCCGGGCACTACGGCGAAGCGATTATTCTGTCGCTCATCGTATTTTTCATTACCACGGCGTTGTCGATGTTTTCGCACCTCTTCAGCAATCGGCTACTCGCCGGCATCCTCCAAATCATCGTGCAATCGGCAATGATGACGGTCGGAGCCGTCGCTACAACCGTCTTCTACTACTCGTGCCGTTCTGATCGGGATGGATTCGACCTGCTCTGGCTCGCTGACATGGTCGCGGCTCCCGACGAGCCGGCGCCAGACGCCAATCAGCTTTGGTAACCCTTCGCCTCGCCGCCGTTCGTTTCACGCCGCTTCGTCTGCAACCGCATGCCCAGCGCCACGCTCCCCGCCGCTGAAGAGATTCGCAGTTCCGCGCGACTGATCCTCGAGCGCCCTGAGTTCCAGGTTGAAACCGCCCCGCCTGGCGGCAGCGAGCTGGTGCGCTTCCTCGAATGGACAATCGAGTTACTTCTCGCGCCTTTTCGCTGGCTCTTTAACGCGATGGATGGGCTGCCGGAGCTGCTTCGCTGGATCATTGTGTTCGCGCTAGCTGGTCTGCTCATCCTGCTACTGGGGCATATCTTCTACACGTTCGCGACCGTCCTCAGGCCATCGACTCGACGCCGCACTGCGGAAGAAATCCTGGTCAGCGATGAGCAACGGCCCGCCGATTTCGAAAAACTTGCCGACGCGGCGGCCGCCGAGCGCGACTACATCGGCGCCATCCGCTGCTTGTTCCGCGCGGCGCTACTCAGCCTGCAACAGCGTGAGCAGCGCCGCTTGCGGCCCGGCATCACCAATCGCGAGCTGTTAGCGCGGCTGCGCGACCCGCAGCTACGCGATTCGCTCCGGTCGTTCGTCGAAGTGATCGACGCCGGCTGGTACGGCCGTTTGCCATGCGGCGCCGGCGAGTATCACCGTTGCCGCGAGGCGTACCAATCGATCCGCGCCTACAGCGAGGCGAAGGTCGATGCTTAGCGCACGCAACGTCATCGTCGGCGTCATCTTGCTGTTGCTGCTGTCGCTGGGCAGCGCGATTTGGATGGCGTTCACCAACGTGCCTGGCCAGGATGGCTGGGGCGCCGACTCCAGGGGCGTCCGCGCCGGCGGCTTCCGGGCGGCTCACGACGTCTTGCTATCGCTGGGCGTCGCCGTCGACCGCCAGTTGATTCCGTCGATGACCGACGCGGAACACGATTCGACGTTCGTCATCTGGGCGCCAATGACAACCTTGGTCGACATGGAACCGGCCCACCTGACGCAGCTCAGCCGGTGGGTAGAGCAGGGGGGGCGCCTTGCCGTCACGCGGCCAGCGGCGGATCGCGGGCTGTTCGCGAAAGCTCGAGCATCGGCGAACAAAAATCCCAAGGACGTCCTCACCGAGTTAGGATTGCCTGATGTCTTCTTCCTCGAAACCAATGTGCTACCGCAAGGCGAAGTCACTGATCTGGTCGACGAAGCCGCAGGTCGGCCTTGGCGTCAAATCGGTAAGAATTGGCTACAAGAGAAATCGACCAAGGTGCGCTACGTCCAAGTGAAGCTTCACGGCAGCTGCCGCGAGTGGGACGGGGTCAACGCGATTTGCGTCCCGGAGAAGGAGGCGTGGTCGATCTCGTACGACGAGCCGCAGCCCGTCGGCCGCGTGACGTTCGTCGACAAGGACGACGAGCGCCGCACGCTCGCGGCGATTTTCCCCGTCGGCAAGGGAGAAATCGCCGTCATGGCGTCGCCAGCGATCGCCTCGAACTGGTTGCTCGGCGAAGCCGATAACAGCGTCCTTGCCTTCCAACTAATGACGCTGGGACGCTCGCGCGTCGTCTTCGATGAATTTTATCATGGACTCACCATCCGCGGGAACGCCCTCTGGCTGTTCACGCAGCCCGGTTACGCGGCGCTCGCACTCGCCATCCTCGCCGTCGCGGGTTGCTGGATCTGGCGGAGCGCGGTTCACCTCGGCCCGCCGATCGCCGATCGCCCTGTATCGCGGCGGTCGATTGCCGAATATGTCGAAGCAATGTCCCGCTTCATGCTCCGCGGCCGTGGCAGCGATCGGCATCTTCTCAGCAAACTGCGGAGCGGCACGTTATGGTCGCTGGCCGAATCCTCCGGCCTGCCGCCCGACCTCGACGACGTCGACCGCATCGCCGCCGCCATCGCCCGCCGCGATGGGAAGCGATCGGCAGACTTCACGCGCGCGATCGATCAGGCCGATCGCGTCCTCGCCGACGCCAAGGCCAACCCCGCAGCCATCCTCGACGCCATCAGAAAGGTAAACGCTTGTCTCTCGAACTAACCTATCGCGCCATCCGCGAGGAGATCGCCAAGGTCGTCTTCGGCCAAGACGAGACGATCGAGCTGTCGTTGGCTGCGCTCTTCAGCAGCGGGCACATCTTGCTCGAAGGGCCGCCCGGCGTGGCGAAGACGCTGCTCGTTCGCACGATCGCCGCGGCGATGAACTTGTCGTATCGCCGTATCCAGATGACGCCCGACCTGCTGCCGAACGATATCACCGGCTCGTCGATCTACCGGGAAACGTCGCGCGATTTCGAATTTCGCCCGGGCCCGGTGTTCACGAACTTCTTGCTCGCCGACGAAATCAACCGCGCGTCAGCCCGCACTCAATCGGCGCTGCTCGAAGCGATGCAGGAACAAAGCGTGACCTACGATGGCGTCTCGCGGTCGCTTCCCGATCCGTTCATCACATTCGCAACGCAGAACCCGATCGAACAAGAAGGAACCTACCCGCTGCCACTGGCGCAGCTCGATCGGTTCATGTTCAAGGTGATCGTGACGTACCCCGACACGCAGGATGAAATCCGCGTGCTCAAGGAGCATCACGCCACTGGCGGGCGTTCCGATCCGGCCCGCATGAATGTGCAGCCAATCGTCTCGCCTGAAGACATCGTCGCAGCGCGGCTGGAGATTCGGCAAACGCACGTGCGCGACGAAGTGGTCGACTACGCCTGCCGACTGCTGCAAGCGACGCGTAACGACGACTCGCTCGCCGTCGGGGCGAGCCCTCGCTCGGGCCTCATGCTGCTGATGGGGGCCAAAAGTCTCGCCCGCTTCGCCGGCCGCGACTACGTCACGCCCGACGACGTGAAGCACGTGCTGCTCCCCGCGATGCGGCACCGCGTGGTGCTCAGCGCGGCGGCGGAACTTGAAGGAGCGACGACCGATGAAGTCCTCGCCAATCTTATTGAATCGGTCGAGGTTCCACGGTGACCATCCGGCCGGCGCCACGACTGCTGGGGGGAATTTTCGCAGCGGCAGCACTCGCGCCGCTGGCGTTCGCGTGGCCGCCGATTCTTGGCGTCATCTGCGGTCTGTGGTTACTCCTCGCCGTGTTAGCGTTGCTTGAATACCGAAACCTCAAGCCGATGCTTGCTGGAGTAAGCGTGCAACGCCGGCTCCCCGCGAACGCCGCGCGGGGCTTGCCGTTCGTCTGCGAAACGACAGTTGCCAACAGCGGCTCGCTCCCAATTCATGCCGTCGTTCGCGAGGGTGTTCCGCCCGCGGCGTTGCAGGGGCCAGCGTTCGTGCCGCTTGAACTCGCCGCCGGCGCCAGAAAGACGATCACGGCGAGGCTGACAATCCCTGTCCGCGGCCAGCATTCGTTCGGGCCAGCTTGGGTTCGCATTCGTGGCCCTTGGAAACTCTTGGAAGCGCAGCAAGGCTTCGATCTCTCAGGTGGAATCAAAGTCCTTCCCGAGACCTATGCCTCGCGCGAGACGCTCAGCCAAGACCAACGCGCGCGGCTAATGCAACTCGACAAACTGACGCGCACCCGCCGTCACGGCGCCGGCAGTGAATTCGAGTCGCTCGCCGAGTACCGCCCCGGCGACGACCCCCGCCGCATTGATTGGCGCACCACCGCCCGCGTACGCCGCCCGGTGATTCGCCGCTACCAGGT
This sequence is a window from Lacipirellula parvula. Protein-coding genes within it:
- a CDS encoding PEP-CTERM sorting domain-containing protein (PEP-CTERM proteins occur, often in large numbers, in the proteomes of bacteria that also encode an exosortase, a predicted intramembrane cysteine proteinase. The presence of a PEP-CTERM domain at a protein's C-terminus predicts cleavage within the sorting domain, followed by covalent anchoring to some some component of the (usually Gram-negative) cell surface. Many PEP-CTERM proteins exhibit an unusual sequence composition that includes large numbers of potential glycosylation sites. Expression of one such protein has been shown restore the ability of a bacterium to form floc, a type of biofilm.), translating into MLLSGFEGDLTSSAGPAWATNLTRSYTAVGATQGATALQLTHGTGWTQDFILDGGAVAPLVAASTKFTLDATTPATSEWRQLFIVMQGAGLGWSQRGPWELPAGVTTPVTLDLQAEGFNTAAAAGDKSWWQIVLIVQGGDTGAPSQITTTIDNIRLNPVPEPATVGLALGGMIGMALVRRRRAA
- a CDS encoding DUF1559 domain-containing protein encodes the protein MNRDLPSRRRRVSAVRTQRHGFTLVELLVVIAIIGVLVALLLPAVQAAREAARRSQCTNSIRQLAIACVTYHDAKKSFPPALTYSEAALRARGNTPTANGMSGVDGNPYHGPNWAIMILPYIEQQPLYSQFNFKEYISADVNREPRGANLPTMLCPTDSAFNTQMYSAVAAQGGDNWARGNYGANSSLSHCKDGNLAFSPTQTEPAHIWFGTSSWGDLSWTRGVMGGNTALSIKQIADGTSNTVLLTELRAGLSPGDRRGIWAMGMAGASSVWAHSTDDCIGPNSCIAGADNILGSNRAVAEAGEGTLLQNCMGVSSGGSTSFQAAPRSQHVGGVNVAFADGSVSFITENIETHHGAGENIAYELTGFRDLGAWEKIMCSSDGGSFNRSEF
- a CDS encoding glycoside hydrolase family 44 protein, which produces MTFNAWRGLLAIGALQAALSLSSTPARAITPDNPGAADVRLTVNSLAKPARPISPYIYGMNFFAGSSLSNPVTLDRLGGNRWTGYNWETNASNAGSDWYHQSDNFLTNGQSNTAPGFAVLGSLQSAAAHDRALIVTVPTAGYAAADASGQTVTEAQAAPSSRWKEVVAQKTTKYPGASLSLTPNKTDGYVFTDEFVNWVEKTKQPGQEVFYSLDNEPGLWNSTHARLHPSQPTFAELRDKTIAHAAAIKNVNPNAKVFGGVGYGWQDFVQLQDAGDRVTSPSHPGGDESGELHFYEWLLKETAAAEAAQGRKLMDVLDFHWYPEATGGGVRIVENNNSPAVVAARVQAPRSLWDPTYVETSWISQWGTWSGSPGNPGPIKLLPRVQRDINDFNPGTRIGITEYNYGGTNHISGGIAQADALGVFGVQDVFAATFWSLHGDSQSQYAAGAFNMYLNYDGNGGSFGDESITAATSSLDQSAVYASLDSEDPNRMVLVAINRTAAAKTTALEVTHDQRFDLAEVYQLTSASATPQRVADIPIELVNAFLYTMPAYSVSTIVLRSGADGDFNLDGVVDGDDLSVWKTGYGTPSGATFRDGDNDRDGDVDGDDFLAWQQAASGSGSTTVQAAVPEPSCVALSLIALGMLSQRGRKPAARAATR
- a CDS encoding diacylglycerol/lipid kinase family protein, producing MLVDTSQMRRLTAILNPQSDRGRTALLAEQMQQALAGRVELQLLKTTCRGEAVELATRAAAAGCDGVVAIGGDGTVHEVANGLLAIADSERPPLGVIPAGSGNDFAFALGIEKNLLRNVKLLADGQTRAVDAAIVETATGRRRYAINNLGALLEGEINLASHRLTWPRGSGLYLRAALQTLVRRPPIARLQLTVDGQRLKRESAILSISNGCRSGGKFYLMPDAKIDDGRFDYLVARPASRLRMLWEIYRSLGRERAASAWAEQGEFSAMTVESDLPFAAHVDGEPWLRPEEGERELKLTVLPRVLRVFAPVG
- a CDS encoding DUF4129 domain-containing protein, with translation MPSATLPAAEEIRSSARLILERPEFQVETAPPGGSELVRFLEWTIELLLAPFRWLFNAMDGLPELLRWIIVFALAGLLILLLGHIFYTFATVLRPSTRRRTAEEILVSDEQRPADFEKLADAAAAERDYIGAIRCLFRAALLSLQQREQRRLRPGITNRELLARLRDPQLRDSLRSFVEVIDAGWYGRLPCGAGEYHRCREAYQSIRAYSEAKVDA
- a CDS encoding DUF4350 domain-containing protein yields the protein MLSARNVIVGVILLLLLSLGSAIWMAFTNVPGQDGWGADSRGVRAGGFRAAHDVLLSLGVAVDRQLIPSMTDAEHDSTFVIWAPMTTLVDMEPAHLTQLSRWVEQGGRLAVTRPAADRGLFAKARASANKNPKDVLTELGLPDVFFLETNVLPQGEVTDLVDEAAGRPWRQIGKNWLQEKSTKVRYVQVKLHGSCREWDGVNAICVPEKEAWSISYDEPQPVGRVTFVDKDDERRTLAAIFPVGKGEIAVMASPAIASNWLLGEADNSVLAFQLMTLGRSRVVFDEFYHGLTIRGNALWLFTQPGYAALALAILAVAGCWIWRSAVHLGPPIADRPVSRRSIAEYVEAMSRFMLRGRGSDRHLLSKLRSGTLWSLAESSGLPPDLDDVDRIAAAIARRDGKRSADFTRAIDQADRVLADAKANPAAILDAIRKVNACLSN
- a CDS encoding AAA family ATPase → MSLELTYRAIREEIAKVVFGQDETIELSLAALFSSGHILLEGPPGVAKTLLVRTIAAAMNLSYRRIQMTPDLLPNDITGSSIYRETSRDFEFRPGPVFTNFLLADEINRASARTQSALLEAMQEQSVTYDGVSRSLPDPFITFATQNPIEQEGTYPLPLAQLDRFMFKVIVTYPDTQDEIRVLKEHHATGGRSDPARMNVQPIVSPEDIVAARLEIRQTHVRDEVVDYACRLLQATRNDDSLAVGASPRSGLMLLMGAKSLARFAGRDYVTPDDVKHVLLPAMRHRVVLSAAAELEGATTDEVLANLIESVEVPR
- a CDS encoding DUF58 domain-containing protein gives rise to the protein MTIRPAPRLLGGIFAAAALAPLAFAWPPILGVICGLWLLLAVLALLEYRNLKPMLAGVSVQRRLPANAARGLPFVCETTVANSGSLPIHAVVREGVPPAALQGPAFVPLELAAGARKTITARLTIPVRGQHSFGPAWVRIRGPWKLLEAQQGFDLSGGIKVLPETYASRETLSQDQRARLMQLDKLTRTRRHGAGSEFESLAEYRPGDDPRRIDWRTTARVRRPVIRRYQVERHRDVMIVIDSGRLMGASVGNGTKLDCAVDAALMLARVALQTGDRCGIAVFDDAVRGYLSPVAGVSAMGPLADQVYALDSQMREADFGAMFAELQVRQPRRSLIVVLSDLVDEETSQRMRTSMMRLAKRHVVLFAALQTPLLAAALRGEVNSLLDGARKGVALRLLRQRRRALHSLRRAGVHILDVAPSDLSIPLINQFIELRSQDLL